CATTGTTCCTTGCGAAATTTGAAATGCTTGAGAGGACTGATCAGGTAGGTCCATATTTAAAAAGCCTCTTCCTGAGTCAAAAGTGAATGGTTTTCGGTTGTAATTGTGATCAAAATTATATCTTCCCGTCAATAGTTCAGTATTGCTATATGAGTACATCTCAAAAAACAATAAATGTCCAAATCCGCGGGCAGAGTCAATGATTCCACTTTTGTCATAAATACTGATTCCACCCGAAATGAGGTTCAAATTAATATTGTTGCCATTTACAGGGTTGTCTTTCCCATAATTGATAATAAAGCCTTTGTCTAAGTTGTATTTGTTTTGATTAAAACTAAACGAACTTAGGTCATATACAAAGCTTGGAGTCACTTCGTCTGACGGAGTACATGAATAGATTAAGCCCGCAGCAAATACCGAAAAAAGAAGCTTCCAAATCTTATGGTTCATCACTAAAAAAATTGAATCAATACTAAAGTTAAAAATAATTGGGTCAAATTTGACATTTAGACATAGTTAATACCTTTTGATTGCTTGCAATATTGGCGAGAATCATGCTCTAAAGATATATTTCATGTATCATTGCACTTTATTTCACTCTAATTTATAAATGAGTTTATTCAAAAAACTAGCAGGTGATACCGTACTTTATGGCTTAAGTAGCATTGTGGGTAGGCTGCTCAATTGGTTACTTGTAATCGTGCATACGAGAATTTTTGAACAACCGAAACTTCTTTCGGACAATGCCTTACTTTATACATATGTGATTCCACTCAATGTCATTTATACATTTGGAATGGAGACTGCGTTCTTTCGCTTTGCTTCAAAAAAAGAGCATAGAAACGACTACTTCAATATCATATTGACTTTCATTTTATTGCTAGGAGGTACACTTTCAACCTTGATTATTTTAGGTGCTTCGCCTATAATTGAGGAGTTGGGATATCCCGGTAAAGAGCGGTTAATCTATTGGCTGGCAATAATTATTCTGACTGATGCTGTTACAGCCATAGCTTTTGTGAAACTGAGAGCACAGAATAGGGCTAAGAAATTTGTTAGCATTAAACTCATTAGCATTTTTATAAATATTGGGCTCAATGCCTTTTATCTCATGTTTTGCAATTACATTTTGCAAGGCTTTATTCTGCCCGATTGGAAACCATTTGCTGAGTACTTCTACAATCCAGCCATTGGTCCAGATTACATCATTTGGGCAAATTATGTGGCGAGTGTAATTACATTGCTTTTATTATGGAAAGAGTATGCGAATTTCAAGTTCACCTTCAATTGGGAGAAACTTAAGCCAGTAATCAATTATGCATATCCCCTTTTGATTTTAGGACTGGCTGGTACGATCAACCTTACAGCGGATAGGTTGATGTTCCGTTCATTACTACCTGATGGTTTTTACCCCGGACTTACAACCGACGATGCTTTCTCCATTTATGCTCAATGCTACAAGCTGTCAATTTTCATGACATTGGTGGTACAGGCTTATAGATATGCTGCGGACCCATTTTTCTTTTCCAAAATGGGGGACAAAAATTCACCGTACATGATAGGCTTGAGCACTAAATGGTTCACAATCGCCTGTATCGTCCTTTGGGTTTTTGTATCTATCAACTTGGATTGGATCAAGCTGCTTTTAGGAGAGAGTTATAGGTCAGGAGTTGTGATCGTGCCTATTCTACTTTTAGCAAATCTGTTCATTGGTGTTTACGGCAATATTTCTATTTGGTATAAATTAACGGATCGCACGAAAATAGGAACTTACATTACATTAGGAGGGATGTCTCTTACCATCGTTTTAAACATTATTTTGATTCCAATCTATGGTTACATTGGATGTGCCATAACTTTTGCAATCAGCTCATTCTTGATGACTGCTGCCTGTTATTATTTAGGACAAAAGCATTATCCTGTACCCTATGAACTTAAAAGAATAGTAAACTATCTGCTTTTGGGTGCTGTGGCAATAGGGATTACCTATTTCTTAAAATTTGAGTCAATGGCTGTTTCTATCTTGTTTCACACCATTATCATAGTAGTAGTGGTAGGGATTATTTACATGAAAGAGAAGAATGGTTTTCGGTCTAAGGCGAATTGATTGACAGTTGTAAGAAAGAAAAATCGATACTATTTTAATAACTTTGAACTTGTATTTCTAGAACTCGGATGACCTATGGTCTCCTTTTGGCAATACTTCAATACGCTTTATCTTATAACTAAAAACAAGGCCTCATATTTAATGCTACTTAGCGATATACTTTACACCGTTTCCCTCAAAGCTGTTTCTGGTAAAACTGATTTTGAGATTAATAATATTCAATTTGATAGTCGGAAAGTAGATCAGGATTCTCTTTTTGTAGCAATACCTGGTACTCAAGTAGATGGTCATACTTTTATAGAAGGGGTTTTGGAGAAAGGCTGTAAAGCTATTCTATGTGAGGTATTACCTGCTGATTTAAAAGAAGGGGTGACTTATGTTCAAGTAGATAACTCAGCCAAAGCGATGGGTATATCTGCTTCTAATTTTTATGGTAACCCATCTTCTAAGTTGAGCTTGGTAGGTGTAACGGGTACAAACGGAAAAACATCCATTGCTTCTATGCTTTTTGGCCTGTTCAGAAACTTGGGCTATCAATGCGGTTTGTTATCTACTGTAGCAAATCAAATAGAAGATGAAATAATTCCTTCAACACATACTACTCCAGACTCAGTTGAGATTAATAAGTTGCTTGCAGTAATGCTCAAGCGAGGTTGCACGCATGTATTTATGGAAGTTAGCTCTCATGCCGTTGTTATGGAGCGAATTGCAGGATTGAGTTTTATAGGTGGGATATTCACAAATATCACGCAAGACCATTTAGATTTTCACAAGACATTTGACGAGTATATCAAAGCTAAAAAAGGTTTTTTTGATCATTTGCCCAAAACTGCTTTTGCACTTACCAATGCCGATGATAAGAATGGCAAAGTAATGCTTCAAAACTCGAAAGCTAATAAGTCTTCTTATACGCTAAGAGGCATTGGGACTTTCAAAGGTAAAATACAAGACTGTGGACTATTTGGCCTACAAATGGAAATAAATGGTGCGGAGGTTTGGTTTAAGCTTATAGGGCGGTTCAATGCTTATAATCTTTTAGCGGTATATGGAGCAGCGATTCTTTTAGGCGAAAATGAGGAGGAGGTTTTGACACAACTTTCTTTGATAAAGCCACCAGCAGGTCGATTTGAGCAAGTGATATCTAAAGATGGTATTGTTGGAATCGTGGACTACGCTCACACTCCAGATGCCCTCAAGAACGTACTAGAAACTATTGTTGACTTGCACGAAGAAACAGGGCAAATAATAACCGTTGTAGGTTGTGGAGGTAACAGAGATAAAGGTAAGCGACCTCAAATGGCGAAAATCGCGAGTGAGTTAAGCACCAAAGCAATTTTTACAAGTGACAACCCTCGAAATGAAGACCCAGCCGAGATTTTGAAAGAAATGCATGCTGGTGTTCCCATTACCAAGCAAAGGAAAGTGCTTTCAATAGCTGATAGGCGTGAAGCAATTCGTACAGCAGTGATGTTTGCTCAACCTGGCGACATTATTCTTATTGCTGGCAAGGGACACGAGGACTATCAAGAAATTAATGGTGTAAAGCATCATTTCGATGATAAGGAAGAACTCTTATCCATTTTTGGCACATTGTAAAAGGCCATTAAAACTTCTTAAGCACTTATTGCTGTCTTGGTTTCCACTAGTTTTGATTTGCTAGAAGCCTTAGTGAGTCTTTTTTTAGGCTTAATAGCATTTTTGATTTTTAGCTTTACCTCAGTGCGTTTTCTTCTGCTAATATTAATTTTTACAGAATTGGATAATACAATGTTTGTGGTATTAAGGTCTGCCATATAATCTAGATTGATTATACATGACCTGTGTACTCTTACAAATTTTTCGTCGGGTAATCGCGTCCCTATGATTCCAAGAGTGGTAGAGACCGTAATTACTTCACCAGAGGGCATGTGCACTTTAGTGTAATTTCCATGGCTATAAAGAAATACTATTTCGTGTGCATCTAAAAAAGTTCTGCTCCCGAGGTGAAGTGATTTACGCTTATTCATATTAATTTTTTCATGGTTATTTGCTTATGCAAATGTCCAGAATTCGCGATTGTTACACTTGTACTCCTTTCCCAAATTCTTGGAAAATATTCCCAAATCTACCTCTGATGGCTTTATTCGTTGCTTTGGGCTAGCTTTCTAAAAGCCGATGGTGATTTCTTATATTCTTGTTTAAAAGTTTTTGTAAAGTAGGCAGCATCAGAGAAACCAACCTCAAAAGCAATTTCAGATATGTTTTTTGAAGTTGTTTGTAAAAGGTTAGCAGCTAGTTTAAGCCTTTCGGTTTTAATATAATTTCCTGGTGTGGTGTCAAGCAAGCCATTGAGTTTTCTGTAAAGTTGAGAGTGACTCATGCCTATTTTTTCTCCTAGTTCTTTTTGGCCAAAAGAATCGTTCGCTAAGTTTTCCGATACGACTTCTTTTAAATCTTTTAGGAATTTTTGATCTACTTCGTTTTCAATAACAATGGTTTCATTGTTGTACTTTTCTTTGTTTTCTGTCCGTAGGTTAAGCAGGTTTTGCTGAACCAATAAAAGCTCTTCTTTTACAAATGGCTTAGAGAGGTAAGCGTTTGCTCCATACCTCAAGCCTTCAAGACGAGAAGCAGAAGACGATTTAGCAGTAAGCAAGGTAAGTGGAATATGGCTGGTTAGAATATTGTTTTTCAGTTCGTCGCACAATTCAAACCCATCTTTTATAGGCATCATGACATCACTAATAATAAGGTCTGGAATGTTTGCCAATGCTAAGTTTACTCCCTCTTGGCCGTTTCTAGCAACTTGTATATTATATATTGGATTTAGAATACTCGTTAAGTATTGAGCCAAGTCTGCGTCGTCTTCCACAATTAGGAGATTTTTCTTTTGGCTGTCTTCTTCAAAAACTTCAAAAGTTGATTTAGCAATTTCTTGAGCTGGTTTTATTTGGGGGCTAATAAATCCTTTTTTGACAAAGGATGCATTGTTTTGAATTGGTAATTTTATTATAAATGAAGTTCCCTTTCCTATCGAGCTTTTTACTTCGATGGTTCCATTAAGTAGTGTTATCAATTCTTGTGTATGAGCAAGACCTACACCAGAACCTACTCTGGAAGGGCGTACATTTTCGTTTTTTCCAGCTTGGTAAAACCTGTCGAAAATGAATGGAATTTTATCAGTATTAATTCCAGTCCCTGTATCGCTTATAGTAATGAGCAGAAAGTTTTCTTTTTGTTTAAGCTTTACAGTTATTTCATCTCCTTCTTGGGTAAATTTAAAAGCATTTCCCACAAGGTTAATGAGTGCTTTTTGAATGATATCTCTATCAAAATCCATTATGAGCTCATTGCTACTACTTTCAAATGCGAATCGCTTCTTTGATGAGTTAGCCAAATGATACGCGAAGCTTTCTAAAACTTCTTTAGAGTGCTTGACAATGTCCCCTTGGATTAAAGCGATTTCGTAAGAAGCATTTTCTAATTTAGAGAGGTCCAAAAGTTGATTTACAAATAAGAGGAGTTTCTGACTATTGGCTTCTAGAAGGCTTAATGTATGCTGGTCCTCAGATCTAAGGTTGGCTTTTAAGTTATCTGCCATACCCAAGATAACAGTAAGTGGCGTTCTGAATTCATGGGTAATATTGGTAAAAAAGCGAGATTTAAAATTTTCGAGGACTTTGGCTTGTTCTGCTTCTTTCAGTTTTAATACAGTCGCTTGTTTATTTTCTAGGTTCTTTTTAAAATACTTGAACAAGTAAGCCAAGAGTAAAAGACCTATTGCTATATAAATCAAAATTGCCCACCATGACCAGTACCAAGGAGGGTAAATTTTTATGGATAATATTAAATCACTGCTTAAAGCTCTGTTGTTAATGTCTATTGCTTTTATACGAAGGGTATAATTGCCAGCAGGGAGGGAGTTGAAAGTAATACTTGCATTTTTCTGAGGTTCTGACCAAGAATTGTCAAAGCCCTCCAGCATGTATCTGTATCTCAAAGAGTTCTCCTCACGAAAGTCTAATGTCGAAAAAGTGAAAGTGTAGTTGTTGAAGTAACTCTCCATTTCGAAACTTTGAACATCGGACACAAAGTAATTTGAAAATGTACTGTCTTTGTGAGAGTCGTAATATGAATAAGAGGCAAGATTTACTGTCTTAAGTTTTTGCGAAGTTTGATACTTTTCCATTACTTCTTTAGGGAAAAAGCTTGTTACTCCTTTTACGCCTCCAAAGAACATTTTGCCGTTTTTGGCTTTATAAAAAGACCTGCGGTTAAACTCGTTTTTCGCTATTCCTTCTTCTTCAAAGAAGTTTATAAATCGCTCATTGCTTTTACTAAACCTTGTCAACCCATTATTTGTACTTATCCAAAGACACGAATCGGCTTCGGAAAGAATACCAATTGTAAAATTACTGCAGAGGCCATCTTTCGTCGTGTAAATTTTGTAAGTCCCTTTGAGAAGGTCATATTTAACTAAACCTTCATCTGTAGCTAGCCACAAGATTTCACCTCTATCCAATTCAAGACTTTTAATATTTAGTTTATTATTCCTGAAAAGTTGAGGATTTACCTCTTCCACTCTTTTGGTTGAAACAGAGTATTTGAAAAGACTCGTTCCGGTCGCAATCCAAACAAGGTTTCGGGTTTTGTCATACTTAATGTCTTCAATCTTGAAATCATCACCTGAGTATACCCATTGCTTATCGAGTTTTTTATTCTTAACGTCGACTTGGTAGAAATCCCGAACATTTGCATACCAAATATTTCCTTTTGTATCGCTGGTATAAATCCCTAGATCACTTGAGTGAATGCTAGTTTTGAATATGTTGTGTGCTCTTTTTGTTTTTAAATCTAGAATATCAGCATTCTCAAGTAACATTTGATTGTTGCTATAAAGAATGTCAAAGTGAGACCTTACTAAATTAGGAGTTAATGTATTATTCGTTTCGCCAGTTGGTGAAATCGTTGCTATGTTATTGTAGAAACCTGCATATATATTACCCTCTGGGTCTTCTGTAAAGCCTCTGAAGCTACAATCCCCGTTACAAATTGGTTTTTGATCTTTAAAGTAAGAATCGAAAAAGTTTAGTTTGGGGGTGATTTTTAGCAAACCCCGGTAAGTCTGTATCCATATATTACCACCTCGGTCACTGACCAATTGCAATAAGTCAACAATTCCGGAAACATGGTTGTATACAGCAGATTTATAGCTTGTTAAGGTATTCTTTTGGTTGTTGAAAAAAAGCAATTCTCTTTCTCCTCCAGAAAGCCAAATGTCCCCGTTCTCTTGTACTAAAATGCTTCTTATAAGATTTGCAGAAATCTTATCTAAGTGTTCATTAACCTTTGAGGGAATTAGTCCATCTCGCCCGATTTCAAAAACTAGATTATTGCATACCCAATACATTTGCTCATTCGATCTAGCAATGAAGCTGAAAAATACAAGGTCGGCTGTTGAGAAACTTTTCTTTTCCTTGGTTGAGGGATTGAAGTAGGTTACTGATTTTTTATCTATGTTATTATAATAGATATTTCCTTTGCTGTCAACCTCATAATCAAATTTCAAATCTAACTTGTTGGCACTAAAGTCTTCAAATTCATGGATGAAAACATAGTCATTTCCAGTGAACCTATAAAGACGAGCCTTGTGATGGTTCAAATTGGATGTCGTGACGTAGATATTACCTTTTGAATCACTATTTAAACCTTGATAATCAACCTTGAAATTTTGAACGTTTATCTTATCGAGTGAAAATCTACTCGTAACTCCTGTGACTGTATTTAGTATGTTTAAGTAACGATCTTTAATTAAGTATGCTTGGTTTTCAAAAAGCACCAGCTTGGACTCTTTGTCCAATTTGCCAAAGATTGAATTCGCTGTTTGTTGATCTCCTAAAAACTTATTGCCGTCGAATCTATAAAGGCCGTTGAGATTAAACCATATGAAGCCCTTTTTGTCAATATTTAAATCTCTAATATCAGTGGTTGGTAATCCGTCTTCCGAAGAGTAGAATCGAAAGTCGAATCCTTGAGAATATACATGTGAAATGGAAAGGAGAAGGAAAATAATTACTTTTCTCAAAATAGTAGTATTCGGAATTAGGCTGCAAATCTAGCCTATATTGACAAAGTCTTGTTTTTTTTAAACCCTAAGTTGAAGGTGAGCTAAAAAATTGACCGCTCAATCAAAAAATAAATTAATCAATTTGAGTTTTTGCCCTTAATTTGGATTGCTTTCATGATTAATTTTTAATGAGGTAAGGCTTTTTGACAGCGGAGCCTTTGGTAAAAACTTAAAGCCAAAATATCTTGGAAGAATATTGCTATTATTATGCAAGCATACTATTTTTGAGAAAGGATAAATTCAAGCATGACAGAAACTTACCAAGTACCAACAATGGCCGAAATGGCTGCAAAAGGAGAGCAACCAGAAATTCTTTTTTGGGTTGGCTGTGCCGGATCATTTGATGATAGGTATAAAAAAGTGACCATTGCGTTTGTGAAAATTCTCAATAAACTGAAAATCAACTTTGCGGTTCTTGGTACTGAGGAAGCTTGTACAGGCGATCCTGCACGTAGAGCAGGGAACGAATTTACTTTTCAAATGCTCGCACAGCAGAACATACAAGTATTGAATGGTTACGGTGTTCAAAAAATTGTCACTGCTTGTCCGCATTGTTTCAATACACTTAAAAATGAATACCCGGAGTTAGGTGGAGAGTACGAGGTTATTCATCACTCCCAGTTTCTACAGCAGTTGATAAATGATGGTCGCCTTTCGGTAGGGGGAGGGAGTTTCAAAGGACAGAAGATAACTTTTCACGATTCTTGTTACTTGGGTAGAGCTAATGATGTATACGAAGCTCCGCGTGATGTTATCAAAGCCTTGGATGCTGAACTCATAGAAATGAAGCGATGCAAAACCAAAGGTTTGTGTTGTGGTGCTGGAGGTGCACAAATGTTCAAAGAACCTGAGGCTGGGAAAAAAGATATCAATATAGAAAGGATTGAAGAAGCTTTAGATACTGGTGCTCAAACCATTGCAGTTGGTTGTCCATTTTGTATGACAATGATGAGCGACGGCGTAAAAAATAAAGAGAGAGAACACGAGGTTAAAATCTATGATTTGGCAGAACTTTTGCTAAAAGATTTAGAGTGATTTTTTAAGTCCCGCTTACAACTTTTTTGGTAATTTAGTGTTCTTATATTTAGGAATTCGACCTGAGAGAGTAAATCTTAAACCACAGAACCTATGTTCATCGATTTTGAAAAAATGCCGATCAATTCAAGAATTTGGATTTATCAAGCAGACCGTAAACTCACGGCAAATGAGTCAAATAAAGCGTCCTACTTCATCAAAAGTGAGATTGAAGGCTGGGGAGCACATGGCACACCTTTGAGTGCTTCTTTCAAGATTGAATATGACCGATTTGTTGTTATTGCATTGGACGAAAATGTAGCTCAAGCGAGCGGCTGTTCCATTGATGCTTCTACACATTGGTTAAAGCAATTGGGAGAAGAGTATGGCATCAATTTCTTTGATCGTTCTCTTGCATATTTTGAAAACAAAGAGATTAAGACTGTTTCAGTATTTCAACTCAAAAAGGCTGTAGAAGAAGGTGTTCTTAAAAGCGATACCATTGTTTTCAATAATACAGCTACAAAATACACTGACCTTATCAATAAATGGAAAGTACGTGCTGATAGCTTTGCTTATACCAGTAAGTTCTTTAAAGCAATTGCAGTGTAGCGGAAATCTAAAAGAGATAGATAATATAAAAAAGGAGGATGTTGAATTTCAATATCCTCCTTTTTTTGCTTAGTCCATCATCAAGTAAGCCTTGATGAAGTCATTGAGTTCGCCATCCATTACACCTTGTACATCACTTGTCTCGTGTCCTGTACGGGCATCTTTTACCAATTTGTATGGGTGGAAAACGTAGTTACGGATTTGAGAACCCCACTCGATATTCTTTTTGGAAGCTTCTATGTCGCTTCTTGCTTCATTTCGCTTGTCAACCTCTATTTGATAAAGCTTTGACCTCAGCATGTTCATCGCATGCTCTTTATTGGCAAGCTGACTTCTTTCTATAGAACATACAATCACAATTCCAGATGGCTTGTGTGTAAGTTGTACCTTGGTTTCTACCTTGTTTACATTTTGTCCACCTGCACCACCTGAGCGAGATGTTTGGAATTCAATATCCCCAGGAGAAATCTCAATTTCAATCGTATTGTCTACCAAAGGGTAGGCGTACACCGAAGCAAATGACGTATGACGTTTCTTATTCGCATCGAAAGGCGAAATTCGAACCAGTCTATGTACTCCATTTTCCGACTTTAGGTAGCCATAAGCCATCTCGCCTTCTATTTTCATAGAAGCGGATTTTATACCAGCCCCGTCACCATCCGTCCAGTCTATTTGAGTAACTGAGTATCCGTTTTTCTGAGCCCACATGAGGTACATGCGGTAAAGCATACTTGCCCAGTCTTGACTCTCCGTACCGCCGGCACCAGAGTTTATTTCTATTATTGCGGAGAATTGATCCTCTTCGCCTGAGAGCATTTTCTTTAGCTCAAGCTTCTCAATTATTTCAAGGGTTTTCGCAGCTTCTTTGTCGATTTCTTCGTCTTCTACTTCTCCCATTTCATGGAACTCATAGAGCGTCTCAAGGTCTTCGATAGAGGTTTCTGCTTCCTCATAGGATGCTGTCCAGCCTTTGAGCGTCTGGATCTCTTTCATTACTCGCTGAGCAAGTTCACTATCCTCCCAAAATTCGGGCTGAGCCTGTTGGCCCTGAAAATCTTCTAGTTTACCTTTTCTACTTTCGTAGTCAAAGATAACCCCGTAGGGCGTTTACACGGTTTCTTAAATCTTTTAAAGCGTCGCTAGTCATTAATTCTAAATTTTAATTCTTTTTCCTTTCGGGCTGCAAAAATACGGAAAATTTAGCGAGTAGCGAAAAGCATCGTCATTCCATTTATTGGAATGGATACATGGTCTTAGTTTAATACTGTCTGACTTTGGAATTAAGATTTTCGCATTTTGATCTTTTCTCTAGTCTGCTTTTGCTAAACCTATTTAATTTACTTTAAGAATGGGCATATCCTTGCCATGATTTAATCTTTCGATATGATTAAAAACAGCATTCTTTCTGAGCTTGCTTAGATTCTAAATCAATAGACTTGATTAGATTTACATAAAAAGAAATAGATCATGACACCTTCAAATGAAACAATGTTGAGCTTTTACCAGCAACTAGGACGAATATTTTATGGAATTGCTGATGCTGACGGTGCTGTAAGGTTAGACGAAATAAAGAAACTCGATTCTATTGTTAAAGAATATTGGTTGCCTTTGGAAAGTACTTTTGATGAATTTGATACGGACTCTGCTTATCAGATTGAAATAGTTTTTAGTTGGCTACATGAAAATGATTGGCATGAGGGAAATACGCTCAAAGAGTTTGGCGAATATATGCAAGAGCATCCTAAACTTTTCACTGAAAAGAACAGACAGCTAATTTATGATACTGCAGAGAATATTGCTGAATCATTTCACGGGTTTAACAAAAAAGAAACCACCTATTTACATCATTTGAGTGAGATGTTGAAGTATTAAAGACTTTTACAGCGGTCTAAATATTCAAATTATTGAAGGTTTAC
This portion of the Spirosomataceae bacterium TFI 002 genome encodes:
- a CDS encoding Cysteine-rich domain-containing protein codes for the protein MTETYQVPTMAEMAAKGEQPEILFWVGCAGSFDDRYKKVTIAFVKILNKLKINFAVLGTEEACTGDPARRAGNEFTFQMLAQQNIQVLNGYGVQKIVTACPHCFNTLKNEYPELGGEYEVIHHSQFLQQLINDGRLSVGGGSFKGQKITFHDSCYLGRANDVYEAPRDVIKALDAELIEMKRCKTKGLCCGAGGAQMFKEPEAGKKDINIERIEEALDTGAQTIAVGCPFCMTMMSDGVKNKEREHEVKIYDLAELLLKDLE
- a CDS encoding Signal transduction histidine kinase, which produces MRKVIIFLLLSISHVYSQGFDFRFYSSEDGLPTTDIRDLNIDKKGFIWFNLNGLYRFDGNKFLGDQQTANSIFGKLDKESKLVLFENQAYLIKDRYLNILNTVTGVTSRFSLDKINVQNFKVDYQGLNSDSKGNIYVTTSNLNHHKARLYRFTGNDYVFIHEFEDFSANKLDLKFDYEVDSKGNIYYNNIDKKSVTYFNPSTKEKKSFSTADLVFFSFIARSNEQMYWVCNNLVFEIGRDGLIPSKVNEHLDKISANLIRSILVQENGDIWLSGGERELLFFNNQKNTLTSYKSAVYNHVSGIVDLLQLVSDRGGNIWIQTYRGLLKITPKLNFFDSYFKDQKPICNGDCSFRGFTEDPEGNIYAGFYNNIATISPTGETNNTLTPNLVRSHFDILYSNNQMLLENADILDLKTKRAHNIFKTSIHSSDLGIYTSDTKGNIWYANVRDFYQVDVKNKKLDKQWVYSGDDFKIEDIKYDKTRNLVWIATGTSLFKYSVSTKRVEEVNPQLFRNNKLNIKSLELDRGEILWLATDEGLVKYDLLKGTYKIYTTKDGLCSNFTIGILSEADSCLWISTNNGLTRFSKSNERFINFFEEEGIAKNEFNRRSFYKAKNGKMFFGGVKGVTSFFPKEVMEKYQTSQKLKTVNLASYSYYDSHKDSTFSNYFVSDVQSFEMESYFNNYTFTFSTLDFREENSLRYRYMLEGFDNSWSEPQKNASITFNSLPAGNYTLRIKAIDINNRALSSDLILSIKIYPPWYWSWWAILIYIAIGLLLLAYLFKYFKKNLENKQATVLKLKEAEQAKVLENFKSRFFTNITHEFRTPLTVILGMADNLKANLRSEDQHTLSLLEANSQKLLLFVNQLLDLSKLENASYEIALIQGDIVKHSKEVLESFAYHLANSSKKRFAFESSSNELIMDFDRDIIQKALINLVGNAFKFTQEGDEITVKLKQKENFLLITISDTGTGINTDKIPFIFDRFYQAGKNENVRPSRVGSGVGLAHTQELITLLNGTIEVKSSIGKGTSFIIKLPIQNNASFVKKGFISPQIKPAQEIAKSTFEVFEEDSQKKNLLIVEDDADLAQYLTSILNPIYNIQVARNGQEGVNLALANIPDLIISDVMMPIKDGFELCDELKNNILTSHIPLTLLTAKSSSASRLEGLRYGANAYLSKPFVKEELLLVQQNLLNLRTENKEKYNNETIVIENEVDQKFLKDLKEVVSENLANDSFGQKELGEKIGMSHSQLYRKLNGLLDTTPGNYIKTERLKLAANLLQTTSKNISEIAFEVGFSDAAYFTKTFKQEYKKSPSAFRKLAQSNE
- a CDS encoding UDP-N-acetylmuramoylalanyl-D-glutamate--2,6-diaminopimelate ligase translates to MLLSDILYTVSLKAVSGKTDFEINNIQFDSRKVDQDSLFVAIPGTQVDGHTFIEGVLEKGCKAILCEVLPADLKEGVTYVQVDNSAKAMGISASNFYGNPSSKLSLVGVTGTNGKTSIASMLFGLFRNLGYQCGLLSTVANQIEDEIIPSTHTTPDSVEINKLLAVMLKRGCTHVFMEVSSHAVVMERIAGLSFIGGIFTNITQDHLDFHKTFDEYIKAKKGFFDHLPKTAFALTNADDKNGKVMLQNSKANKSSYTLRGIGTFKGKIQDCGLFGLQMEINGAEVWFKLIGRFNAYNLLAVYGAAILLGENEEEVLTQLSLIKPPAGRFEQVISKDGIVGIVDYAHTPDALKNVLETIVDLHEETGQIITVVGCGGNRDKGKRPQMAKIASELSTKAIFTSDNPRNEDPAEILKEMHAGVPITKQRKVLSIADRREAIRTAVMFAQPGDIILIAGKGHEDYQEINGVKHHFDDKEELLSIFGTL
- a CDS encoding Membrane protein involved in the export of O-antigen and teichoic acid; translation: MSLFKKLAGDTVLYGLSSIVGRLLNWLLVIVHTRIFEQPKLLSDNALLYTYVIPLNVIYTFGMETAFFRFASKKEHRNDYFNIILTFILLLGGTLSTLIILGASPIIEELGYPGKERLIYWLAIIILTDAVTAIAFVKLRAQNRAKKFVSIKLISIFINIGLNAFYLMFCNYILQGFILPDWKPFAEYFYNPAIGPDYIIWANYVASVITLLLLWKEYANFKFTFNWEKLKPVINYAYPLLILGLAGTINLTADRLMFRSLLPDGFYPGLTTDDAFSIYAQCYKLSIFMTLVVQAYRYAADPFFFSKMGDKNSPYMIGLSTKWFTIACIVLWVFVSINLDWIKLLLGESYRSGVVIVPILLLANLFIGVYGNISIWYKLTDRTKIGTYITLGGMSLTIVLNIILIPIYGYIGCAITFAISSFLMTAACYYLGQKHYPVPYELKRIVNYLLLGAVAIGITYFLKFESMAVSILFHTIIIVVVVGIIYMKEKNGFRSKAN
- a CDS encoding LytTr DNA-binding domain-containing protein, yielding MNKRKSLHLGSRTFLDAHEIVFLYSHGNYTKVHMPSGEVITVSTTLGIIGTRLPDEKFVRVHRSCIINLDYMADLNTTNIVLSNSVKINISRRKRTEVKLKIKNAIKPKKRLTKASSKSKLVETKTAISA